In the Arachis ipaensis cultivar K30076 chromosome B10, Araip1.1, whole genome shotgun sequence genome, one interval contains:
- the LOC107620730 gene encoding protein ALP1-like, whose protein sequence is MQFIYVLAGWEGSAADSRVLRDALFCNGFSVPQGHYYLCDAGYMNCEGFLAPYRGQKYHLSEFNPHNQPSTAQEFFNMKHSQARNVIERAFGVLKARWGILRGRSFYPIKTQGRIITACCLLHNHIRRVMVVDPIDEIEDQNILGVYGETIHHIETSDAWGRWRDQLAQEMWNQWRRRHSLDNCNNFSMCEVVCRNIDFILFMCLCSCIRVVHVCS, encoded by the exons ATGCAATTTATCTACGTACTGGCGGGTTGGGAGGGTTCAGCTGCGGATTCTAGGGTATTGCGAGATGCACTATTTTGCAATGGGTTTAGTGTTCCCCAAG GTCATTATTACTTATGTGATGCTGGATATATGAATTGTGAAGGATTTTTGGCACCTTATAGAGGACAAAAATATCATTTGAGTGAGTTTAATCCACATAATCAACCCAGTACAGCTCAAGAGTTTTTTAATATGAAACACTCACAAGCTAGGAATGTCATTGAAAGGGCATTTGGAGTATTGAAAGCAAGATGGGGAATTTTAAGGGGAAGATCATTTTATCCTATTAAGACTCAAGGAAGAATTATAACTGCTTGTTGCCTTTTGCATAATCATATTAGAAGAGTGATGGTTGTGGATCCTATTGATGAGATAGAAGATCAAAATATACTTGGAGTATATGGTGAGACGATCCACCATATTGAAACGAGTGATGCTTGGGGTAGATGGAGAGATCAACTTGCACAAGAAATGTGGAACCAATGGAGGAGAAGACATTCGCTCGATAATTGTAATAATTTTTCTATGTGTGAGGTTGTCTGTCGTAACATTGATTTCATTTTGTTTATGTGTTTGTGTTCTTGTATAAGAGTTGTGCATGTATGTAGCTAA
- the LOC107624001 gene encoding uncharacterized protein LOC107624001, producing MDEFFEHTHTRKEDRTQWVDEHSRKTKDIFQEHMFQAEQERQAAIEAGVTDPPPVSEESIWIETVGGKRRGRGYGMGEVRDSSMVRPRVDGPTTTTSADVLDLRERIIILNREVEQHAAKYRELEDRYQREKREWQQTVESLHEDLNTSNSQMDQFSHQLSSLTEYVRAMGSSSSGSRVLPPPPFTFPSSQKSTASAPVPTPASGRKLPPIL from the exons ATGGATGAGTTTTTTGAGCACACTCATACTCGCAAAGAGGATAGGACTCAATGGGTTGATGAACACTCCCGAAAGACAAAG GATATATTTCAAGAGCATATGTTTCAGGCTGAGCAAGAGCGACAGGCTGCTATAGAGGCTGGTGTAACTGATCCACCGCCTGTCTCTGAGGAAAGCATATGGATTGAGACAGTGGGTGGAAAACGAAGAGGTAGGGGATATGGTATGGGTGAGGTAAGGGACTCTTCCATGGTGCGGCCTCGAGTTGATGGGCCAACCACGACCACCAGCGCTGATGTTTTGGATCTTAGAGAACGAATCATAATACTCAATAGGGAAGTTGAACAGCATGCTGCTAAATATAGAGAGCTTGAAGACCGCTACCAAAGGGAGAAAAGAGAGTGGCAACAGACAGTTGAATCCTTGCATGAGGATCTCAACACCAGTAACTCACAGATGGATCAGTTTAGTCATCAATTGAGCAGCTTGACTGAGTATGTGAGGGCCATGGGTTCTAGTAGTTCTGGATCACGTGTTCTCCCACCTCCTCCTTTTACTTTTCCAAGCTCTCAGAAAAGCACAGCTTCAGCCCCAGTCCCAACCCCAGCCTCAGGTAGAAAACTCCCACCTATTCTGTAG